From a single Caldanaerobius fijiensis DSM 17918 genomic region:
- the cobT gene encoding nicotinate-nucleotide--dimethylbenzimidazole phosphoribosyltransferase has product MSKLNETISRITDLNKEAIKMAQQHLDMLTKPQGSLGVLEDIVKQLAGITGNPMPKLEKKVVIIMAGDHGVVEEGISAFPQEVTPQMVLNFLAGGAAINVLSRHAGAEIVCCDIGIAVDVEHHDLIVRKVRRSTNNMTKGPAMSRSEAIKAIEVGIEVAEEQIAKGASILATGDMGIGNTTPSSAILKVFTGCPIEKAVGRGTGLNDNGLARKAMVINRAIEINNPDPEDPIDVLSKVGGLEIAGLAGVILGGAAHKIPVVIDGFISTAAAMIAGKIEPKAINYMIASHVSEEPGHKLMLETLELYPMLHMKMRLGEGTGAALALHIIDAATHVQSEMATFESAGVATAKQ; this is encoded by the coding sequence ATGTCAAAGTTAAATGAAACCATATCAAGAATTACAGATTTAAATAAAGAAGCCATAAAAATGGCCCAACAGCATCTGGATATGCTCACAAAGCCGCAGGGAAGCCTAGGTGTACTGGAAGATATTGTGAAGCAACTGGCAGGTATTACAGGTAATCCCATGCCAAAATTAGAAAAAAAGGTTGTCATCATTATGGCGGGAGATCACGGAGTTGTAGAAGAAGGTATAAGTGCATTCCCCCAGGAAGTAACACCCCAGATGGTACTAAATTTCCTGGCAGGTGGCGCAGCTATAAATGTGCTTTCTCGCCATGCAGGTGCTGAAATCGTGTGCTGTGATATAGGTATCGCTGTTGATGTAGAGCACCATGATCTTATAGTAAGAAAGGTAAGGCGCAGTACCAATAATATGACTAAAGGCCCTGCAATGAGCCGAAGCGAAGCTATAAAGGCCATTGAGGTTGGCATAGAAGTAGCAGAAGAACAAATCGCTAAAGGCGCCTCAATCTTAGCTACAGGAGATATGGGCATAGGAAATACCACCCCCAGCAGCGCCATACTTAAGGTATTTACAGGATGCCCTATAGAAAAAGCCGTCGGCAGAGGTACTGGCTTAAATGACAACGGGTTAGCCAGGAAAGCTATGGTCATAAATAGGGCTATTGAAATAAACAATCCTGATCCAGAAGATCCTATAGATGTTTTATCAAAAGTGGGTGGATTAGAAATAGCAGGATTGGCCGGCGTAATATTGGGTGGCGCCGCCCACAAAATCCCCGTGGTTATCGATGGTTTTATCTCAACCGCTGCAGCCATGATAGCAGGCAAAATTGAGCCTAAAGCTATTAATTACATGATTGCATCCCATGTGTCTGAAGAACCCGGTCATAAACTCATGCTGGAAACACTGGAACTTTACCCTATGCTACATATGAAAATGCGCCTTGGAGAAGGCACCGGTGCTGCACTGGCTCTTCACATTATAGATGCAGCAACCCATGTTCAGAGTGAAATGGCTACTTTTGAGTCAGCTGGCGTAGCAACAGCAAAACAATAA